In Salisediminibacterium beveridgei, one DNA window encodes the following:
- the secA gene encoding preprotein translocase subunit SecA: MLELLKKVIGDSDGRYLKKLERDKRAVESYHEEYKLLSDEDLKKKTDEFKERYQNGEKVDDLLPEAFAVVREASARVTGMTHFPVQILGGIVLNKGDIAEMKTGEGKTLVATMPVYLNAITGKGAHVVTVNEYLAKRDAHDMGKIYNFLGLTVGLNVSGMTKEEKRDAYLADVTYGTNNEFGFDYLRDNMVAHKEEMVQRKLHFAIVDEVDSILIDEARTPLIISGTAQRQSELYTAANSFARMLKDEKDYVYDEKTNNVQLTEEGVNRAERVFNIENLFDSEHVQLNHNINQALKAHMTMVRDEDYVVEDGQVVIIDQFTGRLMKGRRFGDGLHQAIEAKEGLEIKRESMTLASITFQNFFRMYEKLAGMTGTAKTEEEEFTNIYNMNVYAVPTNEEIIRDDRADLVYKTMDGKYKAIVELIKELNEKGQPVLVGTVNVDTSELISKMLKKHKVPHEVLNAKNHAKEADIIANAGQKGAVTIATNMAGRGTDIKLGDGVVELGGLFVLGTERHESRRIDNQLRGRSGRQGDPGESRFCLSLDDPLMRRFGSENMTKMMERLGMDEDQPIESKMVSRAVEQAQKRVEGNNFDARKQLLQYDDVMREQRDVIYEQRMEVLESDNLRPVVEQMVESSVSRIVALYAPEEEVPEDWNLEGMVEQLNQMLFTEEEVTLEEVTGLEGEEIEETVMEKVQREYDRREEQFTSKTMREFERVILLRTVDTKWTSHIDQMEQLRQGIHLRAYGQIDPLREYKFEGFEMFEEMVASIEDEVTRYAMKAQIRTNLERKQVAEESQAVHQSAAAASANPQEAQQQQQQGQKKPYVKEEEVGRNEPCPCGSGKKYKNCHGRN, from the coding sequence ATGCTCGAATTACTGAAAAAAGTCATTGGCGATTCAGATGGTCGATACTTAAAAAAACTGGAACGCGATAAGAGAGCAGTAGAAAGTTATCATGAAGAATACAAGCTGTTAAGTGACGAAGATTTAAAGAAAAAGACCGATGAATTTAAAGAGCGGTACCAAAATGGTGAAAAAGTGGATGACCTGTTGCCGGAAGCCTTTGCTGTCGTACGTGAAGCATCTGCCCGTGTCACAGGAATGACCCACTTCCCGGTACAGATCCTGGGCGGGATCGTCTTGAACAAAGGCGACATTGCCGAGATGAAGACGGGTGAAGGGAAGACCCTCGTTGCCACCATGCCGGTGTATTTGAACGCGATTACCGGTAAAGGAGCGCACGTCGTGACAGTGAACGAATACCTCGCGAAACGTGACGCACACGATATGGGCAAGATTTATAATTTCCTTGGGTTGACCGTCGGACTGAATGTTTCCGGAATGACGAAAGAAGAGAAGCGTGACGCCTACCTTGCGGATGTGACGTACGGAACGAATAATGAATTTGGATTTGACTACCTTCGTGACAACATGGTTGCGCATAAAGAAGAGATGGTCCAGCGTAAACTTCATTTCGCAATCGTCGATGAAGTGGACTCCATCCTCATTGATGAAGCCCGGACGCCGCTGATTATATCCGGAACAGCCCAGCGCCAGAGTGAACTGTATACCGCGGCGAATTCATTTGCACGTATGCTGAAAGATGAGAAAGATTACGTTTACGATGAAAAGACCAATAACGTGCAGCTGACAGAAGAAGGCGTCAACCGTGCGGAGCGTGTGTTTAACATCGAGAACCTCTTCGACTCTGAGCATGTGCAGTTAAATCACAACATCAACCAGGCTTTAAAGGCACATATGACGATGGTTCGTGATGAAGACTATGTGGTCGAAGACGGTCAAGTGGTCATTATTGATCAGTTTACCGGACGTCTGATGAAAGGGCGCCGCTTCGGTGATGGCCTCCATCAGGCGATCGAAGCGAAGGAAGGTCTCGAAATCAAGCGCGAAAGTATGACCCTTGCATCGATTACGTTCCAGAACTTCTTCCGCATGTACGAAAAGCTTGCCGGGATGACGGGTACAGCGAAGACGGAGGAAGAAGAGTTTACAAACATCTATAATATGAATGTCTATGCGGTTCCAACAAATGAAGAGATCATTCGTGATGACCGTGCGGATCTCGTCTACAAAACGATGGACGGGAAGTATAAAGCGATTGTTGAGCTGATCAAAGAACTGAATGAAAAAGGACAGCCTGTCCTTGTTGGTACAGTGAATGTGGATACGTCCGAACTGATTTCCAAAATGCTGAAAAAGCATAAAGTCCCTCATGAAGTGCTGAACGCAAAGAATCATGCGAAAGAAGCAGATATCATTGCCAACGCAGGGCAAAAAGGGGCCGTTACGATCGCCACCAACATGGCAGGCCGTGGTACCGACATTAAGCTTGGCGACGGGGTTGTTGAGCTCGGCGGTTTATTCGTCCTCGGTACTGAACGTCATGAATCCCGCCGGATTGACAATCAGCTCCGCGGGCGTTCGGGACGTCAAGGGGATCCGGGTGAATCCCGCTTCTGCCTCTCACTCGATGACCCGCTCATGCGGCGTTTCGGTTCTGAGAACATGACGAAGATGATGGAACGACTCGGCATGGACGAAGACCAGCCGATTGAGAGCAAGATGGTGTCCCGTGCTGTGGAACAGGCGCAAAAGCGAGTGGAAGGAAATAACTTCGATGCCCGTAAACAGCTGTTGCAATATGACGATGTCATGCGTGAACAGCGTGATGTGATCTATGAACAGCGCATGGAAGTCCTTGAATCAGACAACCTGCGCCCTGTTGTTGAGCAAATGGTGGAATCTTCTGTGTCCCGGATCGTAGCTCTTTATGCGCCGGAAGAGGAAGTACCTGAAGACTGGAACCTTGAAGGAATGGTCGAGCAGCTCAATCAGATGTTGTTCACAGAAGAAGAAGTGACGCTCGAAGAAGTCACTGGACTTGAGGGAGAAGAAATCGAAGAAACCGTGATGGAGAAGGTGCAGCGTGAATATGATCGCCGCGAGGAACAATTCACATCTAAAACGATGCGGGAATTCGAGCGCGTCATTCTGCTGCGCACAGTGGATACAAAATGGACCAGTCACATCGACCAGATGGAACAGCTGCGCCAGGGCATTCATCTCCGTGCCTATGGACAGATCGACCCGCTGCGTGAATACAAGTTCGAAGGATTTGAAATGTTTGAGGAAATGGTGGCAAGCATTGAGGATGAGGTCACCCGTTATGCGATGAAAGCACAAATCCGAACCAATCTCGAACGAAAACAGGTGGCTGAAGAGAGTCAGGCGGTCCATCAGTCTGCAGCCGCGGCGAGCGCCAATCCGCAAGAAGCACAGCAGCAACAGCAGCAAGGTCAGAAAAAACCGTACGTGAAAGAGGAAGAAGTGGGCAGAAATGAGCCATGTCCTTGCGGTTCCGGTAAGAAATATAAAAACTGCCATGGCAGGAATTGA